A single region of the Erythrobacter sp. genome encodes:
- a CDS encoding transposase, whose translation MNDRRVVSDIIFMIRNGLRWRDAPAGCGPHKTVYNMFIRWSRLGV comes from the coding sequence ATGAATGATCGGCGGGTCGTTAGCGACATCATTTTCATGATCAGGAACGGCTTGCGCTGGCGCGATGCACCGGCAGGTTGTGGCCCGCACAAAACGGTCTACAATATGTTTATCCGCTGGAGCCGCCTAGGCGTGTGA
- a CDS encoding PilZ domain-containing protein, whose amino-acid sequence MSISHDGLNNAPFVEGGVGDNDELDEAFDSHDETSVQQAAASPDRRADRRVVSAFRPGCVLAEGRMLLGIIRNLSAGGVMIELDEPLEPGTRVRYFWDETNVIDAVVAWSEGRRHGLDNAEAARPFDNPFPYRSVRVPCAMRAEIWAQGNRHFATLENLSLGGMRVSGFRAPRGALLTVRLGAVELAGASVRWSRDGETGIRFAKPLTRDELSRILSGMGAGDREESEVNADDIG is encoded by the coding sequence ATGTCGATTTCGCATGATGGCCTGAACAACGCGCCGTTTGTCGAGGGGGGCGTTGGCGACAATGACGAACTCGACGAAGCGTTTGATTCGCATGACGAAACATCGGTCCAGCAGGCTGCGGCGAGCCCCGATCGCCGTGCGGACCGGCGCGTGGTGTCCGCCTTCCGCCCCGGCTGCGTGCTCGCCGAGGGTCGCATGCTGCTCGGCATCATCCGCAACCTGTCGGCGGGCGGGGTGATGATTGAGCTCGACGAGCCTCTCGAGCCGGGCACGCGGGTGCGCTATTTCTGGGACGAGACCAACGTCATCGACGCCGTCGTCGCGTGGAGCGAAGGCCGCCGCCACGGGCTCGACAATGCCGAGGCCGCGCGCCCCTTCGACAATCCCTTCCCCTACCGCTCGGTCCGCGTCCCCTGCGCCATGCGCGCCGAGATCTGGGCGCAGGGCAACCGCCACTTCGCCACGCTCGAGAACCTGTCGCTGGGCGGCATGCGGGTGAGCGGCTTTCGCGCCCCGCGCGGCGCGCTGCTCACCGTGCGGCTCGGCGCGGTCGAGCTGGCGGGGGCGAGCGTGCGCTGGTCGCGCGACGGCGAGACCGGCATCCGCTTCGCCAAGCCGCTCACCCGCGACGAGCTTTCACGCATCCTTAGCGGCATGGGCGCTGGCGATAGGGAGGAATCGGAGGTCAACGCGGACGACATAGGCTAG
- a CDS encoding globin-coupled sensor protein, producing the protein MNTSELTERLDYYGLKAKDPVYQSVSRSIARAMEGALDGFYREVAGRGDLAAKFTDPGSMERARKAQARHWQSAFTDGLDDTFLKRSDHIGSVHARIGLEPKWYVGSYARILDDLVTQMIAPGWKSLLPWKRAEARRVAALVKVSLLDVDIALSSYFLDINNKVSSLNEVLGEALSKMATGKLNIDPVNLPSEYAKVAKDFNSTVAALHKTVAAVIDGVGTITTGSSEIQTASDDLARRTEQQAANLEETAAAVTQVATRVRETRKTASKARGTIRETNARAAEGAKIVAEAGEAMGQIEQSSEEITNIIGVIDAIAFQTNLLALNAGVEAARAGESGKGFAVVASEVRALAQRCSSAAEEVKSLITGTSTQVSSGVALVERTGKAFDLIAEAVSELTGSIEAIASSTEEQAESLSQIDTAVGELDQSTQQNAAMAEECTAAASSLAHEADKLHSTVNAFEVDPSPAGVDLDATEARRVTTVKHHVQRRRPTPRALGNLALQVTADAPGIEEDWSDF; encoded by the coding sequence ATGAATACGTCAGAACTAACCGAACGTCTTGATTATTATGGACTAAAAGCCAAGGATCCGGTATATCAAAGCGTCAGTCGCAGTATCGCGCGCGCCATGGAAGGTGCGCTTGATGGGTTCTATCGGGAGGTAGCCGGACGCGGCGATCTCGCAGCCAAGTTCACCGATCCCGGCTCGATGGAGCGAGCCCGCAAGGCTCAGGCGCGTCATTGGCAAAGCGCTTTTACCGACGGGCTTGATGACACGTTCCTGAAGCGATCCGATCATATCGGCAGCGTTCATGCACGCATTGGCCTCGAGCCAAAATGGTATGTCGGAAGCTATGCGCGCATTCTCGATGATCTGGTCACACAGATGATTGCGCCAGGTTGGAAGTCTCTTTTGCCTTGGAAGCGCGCCGAGGCCCGCCGAGTTGCAGCACTTGTGAAGGTCTCGCTACTGGACGTGGACATCGCGCTGTCTTCCTATTTCTTGGACATCAACAACAAGGTCAGCTCGCTCAACGAAGTCCTTGGGGAAGCCTTGTCGAAGATGGCGACCGGCAAGCTCAACATCGATCCGGTCAATCTACCTTCAGAATACGCCAAGGTCGCGAAGGATTTCAATTCAACCGTTGCCGCGCTCCATAAGACGGTCGCCGCCGTAATCGACGGTGTCGGCACGATCACGACCGGATCAAGCGAGATCCAGACGGCTTCAGATGACCTGGCACGCAGAACCGAACAGCAAGCAGCCAATCTGGAGGAGACGGCTGCGGCCGTTACGCAGGTCGCCACACGGGTGCGCGAGACTCGCAAGACTGCAAGCAAAGCGCGCGGAACCATCAGAGAAACAAACGCTAGGGCTGCCGAAGGTGCAAAGATCGTCGCGGAAGCAGGCGAGGCGATGGGACAGATTGAGCAATCAAGCGAGGAAATCACCAATATTATCGGGGTTATCGATGCGATTGCCTTTCAAACCAACCTACTTGCCTTGAATGCCGGGGTCGAAGCGGCACGCGCCGGAGAGAGCGGCAAGGGCTTCGCGGTTGTCGCAAGCGAGGTGCGCGCACTGGCCCAGCGCTGCTCATCGGCGGCTGAGGAGGTCAAGTCCCTGATCACCGGCACTAGCACGCAGGTCTCTTCTGGAGTCGCTCTGGTCGAGCGCACCGGAAAGGCTTTTGACCTCATTGCAGAGGCCGTATCTGAACTGACCGGTTCAATCGAAGCGATCGCCAGCTCGACAGAAGAGCAGGCCGAGAGCCTCTCGCAGATTGATACGGCGGTGGGCGAGCTGGACCAATCGACCCAACAGAATGCCGCCATGGCCGAGGAATGCACCGCTGCCGCAAGCTCGCTCGCGCATGAGGCCGACAAGCTCCACTCAACTGTCAATGCCTTCGAAGTCGATCCATCACCCGCCGGAGTCGATCTCGATGCAACGGAGGCGCGTCGCGTGACAACAGTGAAGCATCACGTCCAGCGACGGCGGCCGACACCACGCGCTTTAGGCAATCTTGCACTTCAGGTGACAGCAGATGCACCCGGCATCGAGGAGGACTGGAGCGACTTCTGA
- a CDS encoding transposase — MENRKAPLPHDMALYSNRSKIENIFGKLKDWRRIHTRSDRCAEAFISAICIAATVIFWLPQ, encoded by the coding sequence ATGGAGAACCGAAAAGCGCCCCTGCCGCACGACATGGCCCTCTACAGCAATCGTAGCAAAATCGAGAATATCTTCGGCAAACTTAAGGACTGGCGGCGCATCCACACTCGTTCCGACCGCTGCGCCGAGGCGTTCATATCTGCCATCTGCATCGCAGCAACGGTCATCTTCTGGCTACCACAGTGA
- a CDS encoding MarR family transcriptional regulator, translated as MKYESLDDLTAAIQSANAVKIDVTILSEDQCKARKAESPCEGDRSIDEIAKKIYRARRKRDVIFEDYSIFGEPAWDILLDLFVNNSVGRSVSVKSASLGSAAPDTTALRWLRVLERSGLIHFTQDQSDGRRKLISLTQEGDQQMRRYLLAVAS; from the coding sequence ATGAAGTATGAGAGCTTAGATGATCTTACTGCAGCGATTCAATCTGCGAATGCAGTTAAAATTGATGTAACAATATTAAGTGAAGATCAATGCAAGGCTCGTAAGGCCGAATCGCCATGTGAGGGCGATAGGTCCATAGATGAAATTGCAAAAAAGATTTATCGTGCTCGACGAAAAAGGGACGTGATTTTTGAAGATTACTCGATTTTTGGGGAGCCAGCATGGGACATATTGCTAGACTTATTTGTCAATAATTCGGTCGGTCGAAGTGTCTCAGTTAAGAGCGCCTCGCTTGGATCGGCAGCTCCAGACACGACTGCACTGCGTTGGTTGAGGGTCTTGGAGCGATCCGGGTTGATTCATTTTACTCAGGATCAGTCAGATGGAAGGCGTAAACTGATTAGCCTGACCCAAGAGGGTGACCAACAAATGCGCCGTTACCTGCTGGCTGTCGCGAGCTGA